Proteins from a genomic interval of Sphingopyxis sp. QXT-31:
- a CDS encoding aspartate carbamoyltransferase catalytic subunit: MTSFTTRPASDYPPGGDAFRHRHLIGIAQLTPWEISYVLDAAEQWVELNRSGAAKHDDRLAGLTIINAFFENSTRTLLSFEIAGKRLGADVVNMHAAQSSVKKGETLIDTAMTLNAMRADAMVIRHASSGAVQLIADKVDCPVLNAGDGRHEHPTQALLDALTIRRRLGRVEGLTIAICGDVLHSRVARSNILALTLLGNEVRIVAPPTLTPPAMERMHVTTFTDMDEGIKDADVVMMLRLQNERMDGAYLPSAREYHALYGLTPRRLEKAKPEAIVMHPGPMNRGVEIDSSVADDPARSTITEQVEMGVAVRMACLDILTRRKRGVAGWN, from the coding sequence ATGACAAGCTTCACCACCCGACCCGCCAGCGACTATCCGCCCGGCGGCGATGCCTTTCGCCATCGCCACCTGATCGGCATCGCCCAGCTGACCCCATGGGAGATCAGCTACGTCCTCGACGCCGCCGAACAATGGGTCGAACTCAACCGCAGCGGCGCCGCGAAGCACGACGACCGGCTCGCGGGCCTCACGATCATCAACGCCTTTTTCGAAAATTCGACGCGCACTTTGCTGTCGTTCGAGATCGCGGGCAAGCGTCTCGGTGCCGACGTCGTCAACATGCACGCCGCGCAGTCGAGCGTGAAGAAGGGCGAGACGCTGATCGACACCGCGATGACGCTCAACGCGATGCGCGCCGATGCGATGGTGATCCGCCATGCGTCGTCGGGCGCGGTGCAGCTCATCGCCGACAAGGTCGACTGCCCCGTGCTCAATGCGGGCGACGGCCGCCACGAACATCCGACGCAGGCCTTGCTCGACGCGCTCACCATCCGCCGCCGCCTCGGCCGCGTCGAAGGCCTCACCATCGCGATCTGCGGCGACGTTCTCCACAGCCGCGTCGCCCGCTCGAACATCCTCGCGCTCACCCTGCTCGGCAACGAAGTGCGCATCGTCGCGCCACCGACGCTCACCCCTCCGGCGATGGAACGGATGCACGTCACCACCTTCACCGACATGGACGAGGGCATCAAGGATGCCGACGTCGTAATGATGCTCCGCCTGCAGAACGAGCGCATGGACGGCGCCTACCTGCCCTCGGCGCGCGAATATCACGCGCTCTACGGCCTCACCCCCAGGCGCCTCGAAAAGGCCAAGCCCGAGGCGATCGTCATGCACCCCGGTCCGATGAACCGCGGGGTGGAGATCGACAGCAGTGTTGCCGACGATCCAGCCCGCTCGACGATCACCGAGCAGGTCGAGATGGGGGTCGCGGTGCGCATGGCGTGCCTCGACATATTGACGCGGCGCAAGCGGGGAGTGGCGGGATGGAACTGA
- a CDS encoding DUF1294 domain-containing protein, whose translation MTEYILYWLIAANGIAFILMVVDKRRAETGGQRISESTLLGWAFFGGATGAFAASRLVRHKTRKQPFAAIMIAYLGLQFLLLGLWLLGLLDPLAATALAYWRAAS comes from the coding sequence ATGACCGAATATATCCTCTACTGGCTGATCGCGGCGAACGGCATCGCCTTCATCCTGATGGTCGTCGACAAGCGCCGCGCCGAAACGGGCGGCCAGCGGATCAGCGAAAGCACATTGCTCGGCTGGGCTTTTTTCGGCGGCGCGACCGGCGCCTTCGCCGCGTCGCGGCTCGTCCGCCACAAAACCCGCAAACAGCCCTTCGCCGCCATCATGATCGCTTACCTGGGCCTGCAATTTCTGCTGCTCGGCCTGTGGCTCTTGGGCTTGCTCGATCCGCTGGCCGCCACGGCGCTTGCCTATTGGCGCGCCGCCTCTTAA
- the gatC gene encoding Asp-tRNA(Asn)/Glu-tRNA(Gln) amidotransferase subunit GatC produces the protein MAIDQATVRKIASLARIAISDAEAAAMEGELNGILGWVEQLGEVDVTGVEPMTAVIPNTLRLRDDVIDADPLTGGNRRDDVLANAPAAMHGFFGVPKVIE, from the coding sequence ATGGCAATCGATCAGGCAACGGTCAGGAAAATAGCGTCGCTGGCGCGCATCGCGATCAGCGATGCGGAAGCCGCCGCGATGGAAGGCGAATTGAACGGCATCCTCGGCTGGGTCGAGCAACTCGGCGAAGTCGACGTGACCGGGGTCGAGCCGATGACCGCGGTGATCCCCAACACGCTGCGGCTGCGCGACGATGTGATCGACGCCGACCCGCTGACCGGGGGCAACCGCCGCGACGATGTGCTGGCGAATGCGCCGGCGGCGATGCACGGCTTTTTCGGCGTGCCCAAGGTGATCGAATAA
- a CDS encoding DUF3089 domain-containing protein encodes MARKFLYLIAVIIFLIFGVGLAYQFAPGWFARTALVPSTEFVEQTAAAPNAYDDPKMWFARPGLENDPSDWRPPATGGDARAPDSAKAATDKLIPPANAATQTAAADEAEAAPKGDAAIFFVHPTSYYSRSSWNAPLDDRDANHRATLFMQGMASSFGDAGEVWAPRYRQATLGAFLAEDRVTAGKAIDAAYRDVEQAFDAFLENIPANKPIILAGHSQGALHLTTLLKNRIAGTPLAKRIVAAYVIGWPVSRDTDIAGLGLPACETPEEKGCVLSWASFAEPADPQMVLDAYDGTVGFDGRPRRDTRMLCTNPITGIPDTAARRSDNIGTLKPIDGFKGGSLIAGKIGAKCDDTRGLLMIGDADIAKDYAPSYVLPGNNYHVFDITLFWANVRADVLRRLATYEGKPSPVPPAAAPLPLPAAATPKAEAPKDKAKS; translated from the coding sequence ATGGCCCGCAAATTTCTCTATCTCATCGCCGTCATCATCTTCCTCATCTTCGGCGTCGGCCTCGCCTACCAGTTCGCGCCCGGCTGGTTCGCGCGCACCGCGCTGGTGCCCAGCACCGAATTCGTCGAACAGACAGCGGCGGCGCCCAACGCCTATGACGATCCCAAGATGTGGTTCGCGCGCCCGGGGCTGGAGAATGATCCGTCCGACTGGCGCCCGCCCGCAACCGGCGGCGATGCCCGCGCGCCCGACAGCGCCAAGGCCGCGACCGACAAGCTGATCCCGCCCGCCAACGCCGCGACCCAGACCGCTGCCGCCGACGAGGCCGAAGCCGCGCCAAAGGGCGACGCCGCGATCTTCTTCGTCCATCCGACCAGCTATTACAGCCGCTCAAGCTGGAACGCCCCGCTAGACGACCGCGACGCCAACCACCGCGCGACCCTGTTCATGCAGGGCATGGCGAGCTCGTTCGGCGATGCCGGCGAGGTCTGGGCGCCGCGCTACCGCCAGGCGACGCTCGGCGCCTTCCTCGCCGAGGACCGCGTCACCGCGGGCAAGGCGATCGACGCCGCCTATCGCGACGTCGAACAGGCGTTCGACGCGTTCCTGGAGAATATTCCGGCGAACAAACCGATCATCCTCGCGGGCCACAGCCAGGGCGCGCTCCACCTCACCACTTTGCTCAAGAACCGCATCGCGGGCACCCCGCTCGCGAAGCGCATCGTTGCGGCCTATGTCATCGGCTGGCCGGTCAGCCGCGACACCGACATCGCGGGGCTCGGCCTGCCCGCGTGCGAGACCCCCGAGGAGAAGGGCTGCGTGCTGAGCTGGGCAAGCTTCGCCGAGCCCGCCGACCCGCAGATGGTGCTCGACGCCTATGACGGCACCGTCGGTTTCGACGGCCGCCCGCGCCGCGACACGCGCATGCTGTGCACCAATCCGATCACCGGTATTCCCGACACCGCAGCCAGGCGCAGCGACAATATCGGCACGCTGAAGCCCATCGATGGCTTCAAGGGCGGCTCGCTGATCGCGGGCAAGATCGGTGCGAAATGCGACGACACGCGCGGACTGCTGATGATCGGCGACGCCGACATCGCGAAGGACTATGCGCCGAGCTACGTCCTGCCGGGCAACAACTATCATGTCTTCGACATCACCCTCTTCTGGGCGAATGTCCGCGCCGACGTGCTGCGGCGGCTGGCAACCTACGAGGGCAAGCCGTCGCCGGTTCCACCGGCGGCCGCGCCGCTGCCGTTGCCGGCGGCTGCGACGCCGAAGGCCGAGGCGCCTAAGGACAAAGCCAAGTCCTGA
- the ruvX gene encoding Holliday junction resolvase RuvX encodes MITTAAPDFAAALPNGGRLMGLDVGTKTIGVAFCDVNWSFATPDKTIIRKKFSVDLEALKALIAQHSITGLVVGLPLNMDGSDSPRTQSTRAFARNLLPLGLPILLWDERWSTAAVERAMIAADVSRAKRAERVDSAAAAFILQGAIDALTRA; translated from the coding sequence ATGATCACCACCGCCGCCCCCGATTTCGCCGCCGCGCTGCCGAACGGCGGCCGCCTGATGGGCCTCGACGTCGGCACCAAGACGATCGGCGTCGCCTTCTGCGATGTGAACTGGAGCTTCGCGACCCCCGACAAGACGATCATCCGCAAGAAATTCTCGGTCGACCTCGAAGCGCTCAAGGCGCTCATCGCCCAGCACAGCATCACCGGCCTCGTCGTCGGCCTGCCGCTCAACATGGACGGCAGCGACAGCCCGCGCACGCAGTCGACGCGCGCCTTCGCGCGCAACCTGCTGCCGCTCGGGCTGCCGATCCTGCTCTGGGACGAACGCTGGTCGACCGCCGCGGTCGAGCGCGCGATGATCGCCGCCGACGTGAGCCGCGCCAAACGCGCCGAACGCGTCGATAGCGCCGCCGCGGCCTTCATCCTGCAGGGCGCGATCGATGCGCTGACGCGGGCATGA
- a CDS encoding DUF4153 domain-containing protein, whose protein sequence is MTDAPASPPAPESPPSSSRLDESDAPWPLRPWILAAICALAGIAFHLTIDWRYAPDLDPGRNALAAFITVSTLVFVLGVELRRWHWALGFALIWGAVIGLIVCTSAGYNINASPFEWPFWSGLLAVLIATPLFQTRRDVAPDWRFWKLWTMPYDRLHSHAWTDAVIGAAGLAFTGLSFLLVLLIGQMFSLIGIDLVMEMFETGWFPWMLAGAAFGGAVGLLRERDRLVATLQKLVMIVLAVLAPVLAVAVLLFLLSLLGTGLTPLWDSGFSTAALMMAAAAFAVLLANAVIGNGREERSGNRLLHGAAAMLVAAVLPLAVIAFYSMHLRVIQYGWTPERLWGVVAAMVALAYGAAGLWAVVRGRLDFDDLLRPLQQKLAIGLALLALFLALPVMDFGAISTRDQLARLQSGTVKADQFDWAAMAFDFGPEGRGALADISKSPDKAKADLAKWALATKNRWDLNIAGEPVDAAEVSFGAKPIREKVRVLPAGQVLADDAYKAIDERGQCRAAPCAAYMLGPDQMVVIGKGDNVVLFARDAKTKAWQEDYQGFSGAAMAQQRAIDDVDKAVIEVRPIQRRQVFVNGKPVGEDFE, encoded by the coding sequence ATGACCGACGCGCCCGCAAGCCCGCCCGCCCCCGAGTCGCCCCCGTCCTCGTCACGCCTCGACGAAAGCGACGCGCCCTGGCCGCTGCGGCCGTGGATCCTGGCGGCGATCTGCGCGCTGGCGGGGATCGCCTTTCACCTGACGATCGACTGGCGTTACGCGCCGGACCTCGACCCCGGCCGCAATGCGCTGGCAGCGTTCATCACGGTATCGACGCTGGTCTTCGTGCTCGGGGTCGAACTGCGGCGCTGGCACTGGGCGCTGGGCTTTGCGCTGATCTGGGGTGCGGTGATCGGGCTGATCGTCTGCACCTCGGCCGGATATAATATCAACGCCTCGCCCTTCGAATGGCCCTTCTGGTCGGGGCTGCTCGCGGTGCTGATCGCGACGCCCCTGTTCCAGACGCGGCGCGACGTCGCGCCCGACTGGCGCTTCTGGAAATTGTGGACGATGCCGTACGATCGGCTGCACAGCCACGCCTGGACCGACGCCGTGATCGGTGCCGCGGGGCTGGCCTTCACTGGATTGAGCTTCCTGCTCGTGCTGCTGATCGGGCAGATGTTCAGCCTGATCGGGATCGACCTGGTCATGGAGATGTTCGAGACCGGCTGGTTCCCGTGGATGCTCGCGGGCGCGGCGTTCGGCGGTGCGGTGGGCCTGCTGCGCGAGCGCGACAGGCTGGTCGCGACGCTGCAGAAACTGGTGATGATCGTGCTCGCGGTGCTGGCGCCGGTGCTGGCGGTCGCGGTGCTACTGTTCCTGCTGTCGCTGCTCGGCACGGGGCTGACCCCGCTCTGGGATTCGGGCTTTTCGACCGCGGCGCTGATGATGGCGGCAGCGGCCTTTGCGGTGCTGCTCGCCAATGCGGTGATCGGCAACGGGCGCGAGGAACGATCGGGCAATCGGCTGCTCCACGGCGCGGCGGCGATGCTGGTCGCGGCGGTGCTGCCGCTCGCGGTGATCGCCTTTTATTCGATGCATCTGCGCGTGATCCAGTACGGCTGGACCCCCGAGCGCCTATGGGGCGTCGTCGCGGCGATGGTCGCGCTTGCTTATGGCGCGGCGGGGCTGTGGGCGGTGGTGCGCGGGCGGCTCGATTTCGACGATCTGCTGCGGCCGCTCCAACAGAAGCTGGCGATCGGGCTGGCCTTGCTCGCCTTGTTCCTCGCGCTGCCGGTGATGGATTTCGGCGCGATCTCGACGCGCGATCAGCTCGCGCGACTCCAAAGCGGGACGGTGAAGGCCGACCAGTTCGACTGGGCGGCGATGGCGTTCGATTTCGGGCCCGAGGGGCGGGGGGCGCTGGCCGACATCTCGAAATCGCCCGACAAGGCGAAGGCCGACCTCGCCAAATGGGCGCTGGCGACGAAGAACCGCTGGGACCTGAACATCGCGGGCGAGCCGGTCGATGCCGCGGAGGTAAGCTTTGGCGCCAAGCCGATCCGCGAGAAGGTGCGCGTGCTGCCCGCGGGGCAGGTGCTGGCCGACGATGCCTATAAGGCGATCGACGAGCGCGGGCAGTGCCGTGCGGCGCCCTGCGCGGCCTATATGCTGGGGCCGGACCAGATGGTGGTGATCGGCAAGGGCGACAATGTCGTGCTGTTCGCGCGCGATGCGAAGACCAAGGCGTGGCAGGAGGATTATCAGGGCTTTTCGGGCGCCGCGATGGCGCAGCAGAGGGCGATCGATGACGTCGACAAGGCGGTCATCGAGGTGCGACCGATCCAGCGGCGGCAGGTCTTCGTCAACGGCAAGCCCGTCGGCGAGGATTTCGAATGA